CCTGCCTTGCTCAGGCCTAACTACATGTAACTATAAAATTCATGAAGGATTAATTTACGCAAGAAATTTTGTGTGTGACCAAATTGGCTATAATTAGAAGACAATTATTTGTCTAAATATTTAGCTTTGAtattaaaatacactaaaatggccaggcgcaatggctcgcgcctgtaatcccaagcactttgggaggctaaggtgggcggatcatgaagtcaagagatcgagacaatcctgccaacattgtgaaacccagtctctactaaaaatacaaaaattagctgggtgtggtggtgcacgcctgcagtcccagctactcgggaggctgaggcagaagaatcgcttgaacccaggaggtggaggttgcagtgagccgagatcgcgccactgtactccagcctgggcaacagtgcgacactgtctcaacaacaacaacaacaacaaaaaaaaaaaaaaagaaagaaagaaagaaaagaaaacaatagccaggcatggtggcgcatgcctatagtcccagctacttgggaagctgaggtgggaggatggcttgagcctgggaggtggcagttgcagtgagccaagattgtgccacaatactccagcctgggcaatagagccagaccttaactcaagaaaagaaaaagggaggcaaaaagacaaataatcctaTAGAAAAATGAGCTAACAATATGAAAACTCTCAAAGAGGCAAATCTGGGAGCAAGTGAGGTTTATACTCATCAAAGAAGCATACAATTAAGTAGCATCATAGGATCTATTGTAGAGCCAGAGGATATGTTGTTCTTTTGGACCTGACTCTGACAacatctattaaaaattttaaaataacatcaatCCTTTGATCTACCAATCCCTTCCCTGTAAtctgacccacagaaataaaaacaactgaaatcTAAGGGGTGATTACATGAATTTTTATTGTACCATTTCTTATGGTGGCAAATAAGCAAACTGTGAGTAAACGAGGGCAGCTGAATAAATTTACAGTATACAATATTAGAGAATATTATGTTGCAATTGCTCATCTTACTCTGACCATCATAATCATTCTTTTTGCTGGGTCCAGGACCATGGCTAACTCATGGCACAAAAAGCTAGTCCTGGTTTGGTCTGAATTTGAGTCCTAGTTATTCTGGTGACTTCAAGGCTACCCAAGCACATGggcaaaacacttaaaaaatatgaaagattatTTAAGTAAAGCAAAATGAGGAACAGAAGAAGACAGTTTAGAttcatgtacacatacatatattttatttgggtATATTACCTCAGAAAATCAACAACTGTCATTTTCAATCTTATCTCAAGACCAACCTTCAGAAATGCTAGTAAGTGCTACAGTAATATTAACATTATATTGagtttaaaagaaattaatatatttaaaatcagtcTAAGGTTTTAATGCTGTATACCCATTTTCATAATCATTCAAAAacatcaggccgggcacggtggctcacgcctgtaatcccagcacttcgggaggccaaggtgggcggatcacctgaggtcgggagttcaagaccagcctttggagaaaccccatctctactaaaaatacaaaattagccaggcgtggtggctcacacctgtaatcctagcactttgggaggccgaagcaggtggatcacctgaggtcaggaattcaagaccagcctggccaacatggtgcaactccgtctctactaaaaatacaaaattagccgggcatggtggcgcatgcctgtaatcccagctactcaagaggctgaggcaggagaaccacttgaacctgtgaggcagaggttgcagtgagccaagattgtgccattgcactgcagcctgggcaacaagaacaaaactccgtctcaaaaaaaaaaaaaaatcattagtagCGTTCTCTGTCAGTTTATTGTGGAAAGAAATCAAGTAAACAAATTCTCAAAAAGATTTGCTTCAAATAAGAGAACACTGTTTAGGTGGAAGATCTCCTTTTTCAGCACGGTCTTCCCAAGGTAACAAGGGGGTTGGGATTGACTTGGGTGTGTCTGACATAATTGAGAAAGAAATTTAGTCTGCAGGTTAAAAGTGAAGCTGAAATCCAGGAGTTAATGTTTTCCTCAATGGCttataaaaaaattgaagagtgacacagttttctcattttaaaagtggCTAATTTCTAATGCTAATACTGGTTATGCAGAGTATTAAAATTTCTGATAAATGTTTTAGTAAAAACTAATTCTCTCCATGTCTgtgcatatattatttaataatatgatCCTTAAATGTATGTGATCCAACCAATCTGTGGCAAATCATAACCTCCAAGACTATATACAGATTAGAACTACGTACAGATTATGTAAAATTTACTCTTGTGACACATGagttattttaattgaatttaagtTGCCAccccaattaaaaattatttcatattttaaagataagatttTAGAAATATCTTCTACAGAATATTAGTATCTGACTAGGAATGTAAGTCCATTATGTTTCATGTACAGCTTCCTCACTCCTATCTGGACTTTTTAACTTTCAGAAGTTTAAGGAAATAAATAGCACGAATGATAGAATGAACACAAATATTACCACCACCCAGAATTAATATTTCGTTATGTTTACttagaatgtttctttttaataagaaatagaTACAAAATTGAAGTATCCTTTAACTACCATGCTTGGTAACATTTCCCTTCCACCTCCTTTCTTCCTAGAGGTAACCACTCCACTTTTGGGAACTGAGTATATACATATCCTTTCAATCCATTCTTTAGTTTTACATAATTTATCCATAACCAATTCTTAGTACTAGGGCTGGTTAGTGTTGATTTTATTCAAATTCACAGAAGCATCATTACAATATGTTCATCATTTTTCTtcactctaattttttaaaaatatttctgttaataTATAGACTTAATTTGTCACTTAACTGCTAGAGAGTACTCTACTATGTTACTATcacattttattcatctatttcaCAAGAGACAGCATTTGTTTCCCAACTTCTGGCTACTATAACTCATGGTGCAATGAACTATACAGCTATAGACCAGTACATGACTCCCTGTGTTCATGTTTCTTGGGTAGATGCATATATAtagtagttcccccttatccacagctttgctttccatggtttcagttacctgtagTCACCACAGTTCATAAATAGTTGAGAACAGTACAATAAGGTATTCTGAGAGAAAGATcatattcacataacttttatgattacagtatattgttataattgttccatattatgtttattattgttttaaatctcTTGCTGTGTCTAATCTGTAAACTaaattttatcataggtatgtatatataagaaaaaaacatagacaTAGAGTTTGGTCCTATCTGGGTTTTAggtatccactgggggtcttagaGTCCATCTCTTGCAGAAAATAGGGGACTACCATACTCAAGAGTGGAACTACCGGGTATTCTGGAATGTTTTAGAAGTTCTTTCCTGCCCTAAGGTTTTaaaaacatcttcttataaaactGTTATATTATTAAGTAttgctttttgcattttagtCTTTAGTACTTTAAgaattcataagaaaaatattttatattatgatgggagatattatttttccatatgaagagtcaattaatttttaagtaatcCATGATTTCCCCACCAATCTGGGATACCGCCTCTATCAATTACCAATTCCCCATATATTCATGCACACATTTCTGAATTCAATATTCTGTCTCAGTCTCAGTTTTATGACTGCttcaacaacaaataattttgatGATTCTAGTTTTACAATTCATATATGTAGCAAAACAtcacaaaaatgataattttgtcTCTTAATTTCAAATCCTCATACATCTCATATCTATTTCTTAATGCATCTGTAGGCCTTCCAGGAACACATTAAGTAGTGTCCATGACTAGATCCTAACTTTAATGAGTATACTCCTAGAAGTACAGCATTGATAATGCTTGTTGTGGGAGTTTTGGGGGTACGGGTTTTCTTTACACTATAATACTTATTAAACATCATAGTATTTAAGTTTTGAATTGCTGCTGAAGGACTTCCCACATTCATGTCACTTTAATGTAAAATGAATTTTCCAATACACTATTAAGTGTAAAATCTGCTGAACGTTTTGCTAAATCCAAGGCATTCATAGAGAACTTTAATGAGTATGAATTCTCTGGTGTCTAATGTGATGTGACTTTTGGCTgaaagctttcccacattcactacACTGATAAGGTTTTTCACCAGTATGGATTCTCATGTGCAGAGCAAGGGTTGAGAACTGAgaaaaggctttcccacattcattacaaCCATAGGGTTTCTCACCTGTATGGCTTCTCATATGCACAGTAAGAGATGAGCTTTGACAGAAGGCTTTCCCACAGACCTTACACTCATAAGGCTTATCACCTGTATGAATTCTCACATGTACAATAAGTGATGTGATTCGAgagaaggcttttccacatttattacattcatagggtttctctcctgtatgaatATTGTGATGTTTAATGAGGTATTGCTTCTGCCTGAAGATTgttccacattcattacatttgtagggtttctctccaatATGAATTTTCTCATGCTCTGTGAGATTTGACTTGccactgaaggctttcccacattccttacacgtataaggtttctctcctgtgtgacTTCTCTGGTGTCTAATGAGGCTTGACTTCTGAATGAAAGCTTTCCCACACCCtttacattcataaggtttctctccagtatggatTCTCTGATGTATAATGAGGTTTTCCTTCTGGCTAAAAGCTTTTCCACACTCACTACATTTAAAGGGCTTCTTTCCAGTATGGATGTTCTGATGTTTAATGAGGTATTGCTTCTGGCTGAAGGCTCTTCCACACTGATTACATTCAAatggtttttctccagtatgaattttctcaTGCTCAGTGAGATATGCTTTGccgttaaaggctttgccacattccttACATGCATAGGGTTTGGTTCCTGTATGATTTTTCTGGTGTCTGATGATGGTTGGCATCTGAATAGAAACTTTTTcacattcataaggtttctctccagtgtgatgtttctgatgagaaagGAAGTTTTCCTTCTGgctgaaggcttttccacatttattacatttatatgcCTTCTTTCCTGTGTGACTTCTAAGGTGTAGAGTAAGAGATGAGACTCGAGAGCACACTTTACCACATTCAGTGCATTCATGAGATTTCTCTCCAGTATGCATTTTCTTATGCTCTACAAGGTTTTGCTTCAGGCTAAAAGTTTTTctacattcattacattcataaggtttctctccagtatgaatttgaTCATGCTGAAGGAGATCTGATTCATGCTGAAGACTTTCCAACATGCCTATCATGCATGTGAATTTAATCAGGAGATTTCCCTAGTATCAAATAAGATGTAATAAGGATgaaagctttcccacattcactaAATTCATATGGtgtattttcaatattaattCTCAGGTATCTAATGAAGTTAAATTTATGATGGAAGACTTTTCTCACATTGATTACCCTGAGATGAGATGATTACAAAAAGGGATAAAATGTAACATTCTCTTTATATTCTTAATGGTTCTTATATAGCTTCTCCCATATTTAGGTATAGATTGTATATAAATTAGGTTTCAAATTCTTTTAAACTGAGTTCCATACACAGAAGGGTAGTCTTGAAGAATCAATGACTGTTCAGAGGAAATACTTTGTTTCCTAAATTTTCCCTCAGTCTGTCTTTTCACAGAGAAAGATGAGACTTAACTTACAAGTCTTTCATGTTGCGTCTTTATCTGTTTATAAACTTCCCAGGCTTCTTCTAAAAGGAAGtacaaaaaaatcataattgaaaaagttaatataatatatagtgcctggcatgtaataagCGTCCAATAAATTAGGTTATCATTATCATCAACATAATATCACTAACACCTTTGAAGTTTCccattattaatataatttcagaAATGTATTACTGTaaaatagattcttttttttttttgagatggaatttcgctcttgttgcccaggctggagggcaatggcgcgattttggctcaccgcaacctctgccttccaggttcaagcaattctcctgcctcagcctcccgagtagctgggactacaggagcccgccaccatgcctggctaatttttgtatttttagtagaggcaaggtttctccatgtgggccaggatggtctcaaactcccgactttgggtgatccgcccacctcagcctcccaaagtgctgggattacaggcataagccactgcgcacGGCTGTAAAATAGATTCTTTATCCAAGCCTAGtctcattataaaataaagttcaaataCAAATAACATTCCCAGGTATGTGTAATTTTAATTGCTTTTCAATGTAACCCAGCACACTTCATAAATcagtaaaatgagagaaaataaggctaggtatggtggttcacacctataatcccagcactttggaagggtgaggcaggaaaattgcttgaggccaggagtttgagagcagccttggtaacacagcgagactctcgtctctataaaaaatttaaaaactagccaggcatggtgcctgtagtcctagc
The DNA window shown above is from Homo sapiens chromosome 19, GRCh38.p14 Primary Assembly and carries:
- the ZNF260 gene encoding zinc finger protein 260; the encoded protein is MIGMLESLQHESDLLQHDQIHTGEKPYECNECRKTFSLKQNLVEHKKMHTGEKSHECTECGKVCSRVSSLTLHLRSHTGKKAYKCNKCGKAFSQKENFLSHQKHHTGEKPYECEKVSIQMPTIIRHQKNHTGTKPYACKECGKAFNGKAYLTEHEKIHTGEKPFECNQCGRAFSQKQYLIKHQNIHTGKKPFKCSECGKAFSQKENLIIHQRIHTGEKPYECKGCGKAFIQKSSLIRHQRSHTGEKPYTCKECGKAFSGKSNLTEHEKIHIGEKPYKCNECGTIFRQKQYLIKHHNIHTGEKPYECNKCGKAFSRITSLIVHVRIHTGDKPYECKVCGKAFCQSSSLTVHMRSHTGEKPYGCNECGKAFSQFSTLALHMRIHTGEKPYQCSECGKAFSQKSHHIRHQRIHTH